One Photobacterium sp. TY1-4 genomic window carries:
- a CDS encoding alpha-amylase family protein, which produces MLLGAGVLLVSGMGASAAHAETILHAFNWKYSDITTEAKAIAAAGYKKVLISPPLKSAGEQWWARYQPQDLRLIDSPLGNKEDLQALITALNNEGVAVYADVVLNHMANESWKRSDLNYPGTELLAQYDQDMDYVNRQKLFGDLSLGQFSDNDFHPAGCITDWSNPGHVQYWRLCGGNGDTGLPDLDPNAWVVSQQRLYLQALKAMGIKGFRVDAVKHMSDYQISQIFTPEITAGMHVFGEVITSGGKGSSDYHTFLEPYLNNTNHGAYDFPLFASIRAAFSFGGSMSQLHDPQAYGQALADERAITFTITHDIPTNDGFRYQILDPTDEQLAYAYILGKDGGTPLIYSDALSAEEDKDNGRWKHVWSRSEMVSMISFHNQMQGKSMETLYSDQCLLIFKREKDGLVAINKCGEARSYTIDTYNTEFNWYMPYQDKLSSHSETITSRYHTLTVPGRTARMLAL; this is translated from the coding sequence ATGCTGTTGGGGGCGGGGGTGCTGCTGGTTTCCGGCATGGGGGCTTCTGCCGCGCATGCCGAGACGATTTTGCATGCCTTTAACTGGAAATATAGTGATATTACGACTGAGGCCAAAGCGATCGCGGCGGCAGGGTATAAGAAGGTGCTGATCTCTCCGCCGCTGAAATCAGCCGGAGAGCAGTGGTGGGCGCGTTATCAGCCGCAGGACCTCCGCCTGATTGACTCCCCGTTGGGCAATAAAGAAGATTTGCAGGCGCTGATCACTGCTCTGAACAATGAAGGGGTGGCTGTGTATGCCGATGTGGTACTCAATCACATGGCCAACGAGAGCTGGAAACGCAGCGATCTGAACTATCCTGGCACTGAGTTGCTGGCGCAATACGACCAGGATATGGATTATGTGAACCGACAGAAGCTATTTGGTGATCTCAGTCTGGGGCAGTTTTCTGACAATGATTTCCACCCTGCAGGCTGTATCACCGACTGGAGCAATCCCGGCCACGTGCAGTACTGGCGTTTGTGCGGCGGCAATGGTGATACCGGGTTGCCGGATCTGGATCCGAACGCCTGGGTGGTGAGTCAGCAACGCCTGTACCTGCAAGCGTTAAAAGCAATGGGGATCAAAGGCTTTCGGGTCGATGCGGTCAAACACATGAGTGATTATCAAATCAGCCAGATCTTCACCCCGGAAATCACCGCCGGTATGCATGTGTTTGGTGAAGTGATCACCAGCGGCGGCAAAGGCAGCAGCGACTATCATACGTTTCTGGAGCCGTATCTGAACAATACTAACCATGGCGCTTACGATTTTCCGCTGTTCGCCTCGATTCGTGCTGCCTTTTCATTCGGCGGCAGCATGTCTCAGCTTCACGATCCGCAAGCCTATGGTCAGGCATTGGCAGATGAGCGCGCGATCACCTTTACCATCACGCATGATATTCCGACCAATGACGGTTTTCGCTATCAGATCCTGGACCCGACCGACGAGCAGCTGGCTTATGCATATATCCTGGGCAAGGATGGCGGGACGCCGCTGATCTACAGTGATGCGCTGTCTGCCGAAGAAGATAAAGATAACGGTCGCTGGAAGCATGTATGGAGCCGTAGTGAGATGGTCAGCATGATCAGTTTCCACAATCAGATGCAGGGAAAATCGATGGAGACGCTGTATAGCGATCAGTGCCTGCTGATCTTCAAGCGCGAAAAAGACGGACTGGTGGCAATCAATAAATGCGGCGAGGCGCGTTCTTACACCATCGATACCTACAATACTGAGTTTAACTGGTATATGCCGTATCAGGATAAGCTGAGCAGCCACAGTGAAACCATCACCTCGCGCTATCACACCTTGACGGTGCCGGGACGAACCGCGCGGATGCTGGCGTTGTAA
- a CDS encoding LysR substrate-binding domain-containing protein, with protein MKETVLDLQALKTFVLGIEFNSFALAAKHQHKSTSAVSSHLKKLEQQTNATLVRKEGRLLVPTAQGEQLLSYAKKMLALNDEALEALRWIDLQGTVSVGLQEDFSQGVLTECLARFSRINDQVQLNTMIERYATLIASVQDASLDVSVTWQGPVTTPYAERIADTTIHWIAAPDFPLAQFLAAHQPVPLVVIEPNCLFKQKATAALDAAGIRWQVVYQSQSLSGIWPAVNAGIGITARPRIGCPETLVTADETLPDLGRIGIQLHRSKPVIHGAGEKLIESMARAIEASYG; from the coding sequence ATGAAAGAGACGGTACTCGACTTACAGGCGCTGAAAACCTTTGTACTCGGCATTGAGTTCAACAGCTTTGCACTGGCGGCGAAGCATCAGCATAAATCGACCTCTGCGGTGAGTTCGCATCTGAAAAAACTGGAGCAACAGACCAATGCCACTCTGGTGAGGAAAGAAGGGCGATTACTGGTGCCCACCGCGCAAGGCGAGCAGTTGCTCAGTTACGCCAAAAAAATGCTGGCGCTTAATGACGAAGCGCTGGAAGCGTTGCGGTGGATTGATTTGCAGGGGACGGTGTCGGTCGGCCTGCAGGAAGACTTCTCGCAAGGGGTGCTCACTGAGTGCTTGGCCCGTTTTTCCCGGATCAATGATCAAGTACAGCTCAACACCATGATTGAGCGATACGCGACCCTGATTGCATCAGTCCAGGACGCTTCGCTCGATGTATCCGTGACCTGGCAAGGCCCCGTCACAACCCCTTATGCTGAACGGATTGCGGACACCACCATTCACTGGATTGCGGCCCCTGATTTTCCGCTGGCACAGTTTCTGGCAGCCCATCAGCCGGTGCCCCTGGTTGTGATAGAGCCCAACTGTCTGTTCAAGCAGAAAGCCACTGCCGCGCTGGATGCCGCCGGGATACGCTGGCAAGTGGTCTATCAAAGCCAGAGCTTAAGCGGCATCTGGCCGGCCGTGAATGCCGGGATCGGGATCACTGCCCGCCCCCGGATTGGTTGCCCGGAGACACTGGTCACTGCGGACGAAACCTTACCCGATTTGGGCCGGATTGGAATTCAGCTTCACCGCTCAAAACCAGTGATTCACGGTGCGGGGGAGAAGTTGATTGAATCCATGGCACGCGCGATTGAGGCGAGTTATGGGTAG
- a CDS encoding DUF4865 family protein, with amino-acid sequence MQYKFVLPADYPMASIEHRIKDKGHLLNGFPGLIFKTYLYARKDATHYASPVNCYAPFYVWENHHAMVAFLQSEGFKALCEQFGQPKVETWFVNGELTAPTAEHELAVIRIGQQASGQHTHVQGINYSTWQPLEVIWVRPSEAQELLDGDVYVVGYIARGNCDMAPTKL; translated from the coding sequence ATGCAATACAAATTCGTGCTGCCGGCCGACTACCCTATGGCGTCCATTGAGCACCGAATCAAAGACAAAGGACACCTACTCAATGGCTTTCCCGGATTAATCTTCAAAACCTATCTCTATGCCCGCAAGGATGCGACGCACTACGCCTCACCGGTCAACTGCTACGCCCCGTTCTATGTTTGGGAAAATCATCACGCGATGGTTGCCTTTCTGCAAAGTGAAGGCTTCAAAGCCCTGTGTGAACAATTCGGCCAGCCGAAAGTCGAGACTTGGTTTGTAAACGGCGAGCTGACAGCGCCTACGGCTGAACATGAACTGGCAGTGATCCGTATCGGCCAGCAGGCTTCGGGGCAACATACCCATGTGCAGGGCATCAATTACAGCACATGGCAGCCGCTCGAGGTGATCTGGGTTCGCCCTTCTGAGGCGCAGGAATTACTTGACGGCGATGTCTATGTGGTAGGTTATATTGCGCGGGGCAACTGCGACATGGCTCCGACCAAGCTGTAA
- a CDS encoding NAD(P)-dependent oxidoreductase, with translation MFETWAQMRKESMEGKKVAFIGLGVMGYPMAGHLQTSGYSTTVYNRTERKARQWVEQYAGRWAPTPDVAATGCDVVFVCVGNDDDVRSVVLGEQGVLAGMKPGSVLVDHTTTSAELALELAAACKQQGIHFIDAPVSGGQAGAENGALTVMCGGEPAIFETVSTVMDAYAKQAVLLGGHGQGQRCKMVNQICIAGVLQGLSEAVLLAKAANLDIEQVVNVLKHGAAGSWQMENRAVTMAADQFDFGFAIDWMRKDLAICLNEAGRHALALPMTREVDQKYAQLQQQGLGRMDTSVLIKAAKPAS, from the coding sequence ATGTTTGAGACATGGGCACAGATGAGGAAAGAGAGCATGGAAGGAAAAAAAGTCGCGTTTATTGGGCTGGGAGTGATGGGATATCCGATGGCCGGCCATTTGCAGACATCAGGTTACTCAACCACTGTGTATAACCGCACCGAGCGCAAAGCCAGGCAATGGGTCGAACAATATGCCGGTCGCTGGGCGCCAACGCCTGACGTCGCCGCAACCGGGTGCGATGTGGTGTTTGTCTGTGTCGGGAATGACGATGATGTCAGAAGTGTCGTCCTGGGTGAGCAGGGTGTTCTGGCGGGGATGAAGCCCGGGTCGGTCCTGGTTGATCATACAACGACCTCAGCCGAGTTGGCGCTGGAACTGGCGGCGGCCTGCAAACAGCAAGGCATCCATTTCATTGATGCGCCGGTTTCCGGCGGTCAGGCGGGCGCTGAAAACGGCGCACTAACCGTGATGTGCGGCGGTGAGCCGGCGATCTTCGAGACGGTTTCCACGGTGATGGATGCCTATGCCAAACAGGCCGTATTGCTCGGCGGGCATGGACAGGGCCAGCGCTGCAAAATGGTCAACCAGATCTGTATTGCCGGGGTTCTGCAGGGACTGAGCGAGGCAGTGTTGCTTGCCAAAGCTGCGAACCTGGATATCGAGCAGGTGGTCAATGTGCTCAAGCACGGTGCGGCAGGCTCCTGGCAGATGGAGAATCGTGCCGTGACCATGGCGGCAGATCAGTTTGATTTTGGGTTTGCGATTGACTGGATGCGCAAAGATCTCGCCATCTGCCTGAATGAAGCCGGGCGTCATGCACTGGCGTTGCCAATGACCCGCGAGGTCGATCAGAAATATGCCCAACTCCAGCAGCAGGGGCTGGGACGGATGGATACCTCTGTGCTGATCAAAGCGGCAAAGCCTGCATCATAA
- a CDS encoding PLP-dependent aminotransferase family protein, producing MSEIKFRNIAAIIELRITEGQYPAGSKLPPHRELAQELNTTPATIAKAYKLLAEKNRVESFVGRGTYVCGESNLSQAIHPPENETEYNFSILQPCLHQNTVQLQTAFQQAATQLTPALTGYVEHSGHEQHRHAGVTWARQYGLAGGTPHNTLLTNGAQHALSLLITAFTKPGDTIAVESLTYPGILAIASLQGRHVVGVALDDDGMCPHSLREVLGQYHPKLVIVIPSHQNPTGITMPAQRRQAIATVIATSSAWLVEDDIYGFLNPEPLPSICNWLPEQGFHISSLSKAISPALRCGYVKVPDSQVVTVNAQIRANIWLSSPFNHTVASQMIESGQAFDIADAQRATALRRQALARSVLTGSAVDLSEQKHNGFQIWLPLPAHWQQERFVMEAKHRGLIVSSGSYFQADHATPGNHVRLSLMSVSTEARLQEGLSQLNDLLHSDMNTVFPF from the coding sequence GTGAGTGAAATAAAGTTCAGAAATATTGCGGCAATTATTGAGCTGCGCATCACGGAAGGCCAGTATCCGGCGGGTTCCAAGCTGCCGCCTCACCGGGAGCTAGCGCAGGAGCTGAACACGACCCCGGCAACCATCGCCAAAGCTTACAAACTCCTGGCTGAAAAAAACCGCGTGGAATCTTTCGTCGGCCGCGGCACTTACGTTTGTGGCGAGTCAAACTTATCGCAAGCGATCCACCCGCCTGAAAATGAAACGGAGTATAACTTTTCCATCCTTCAGCCGTGCCTCCATCAGAATACCGTCCAGCTGCAAACCGCATTCCAGCAGGCGGCAACACAACTGACCCCAGCGCTGACGGGTTATGTGGAGCACTCCGGGCATGAACAGCACCGACACGCCGGTGTCACATGGGCCCGTCAATATGGCCTGGCTGGCGGCACCCCACACAATACCCTGCTGACCAACGGTGCTCAGCACGCTTTATCCCTACTGATCACCGCATTCACCAAGCCCGGAGACACCATTGCCGTCGAATCCCTGACGTATCCGGGGATTCTGGCAATTGCCAGCCTGCAGGGCAGGCATGTGGTTGGCGTCGCACTTGACGATGACGGCATGTGCCCGCACAGCCTGCGCGAGGTCCTGGGCCAGTATCACCCCAAGCTGGTGATCGTGATCCCGTCCCATCAGAACCCGACCGGGATCACCATGCCGGCTCAGCGCCGCCAGGCAATCGCAACAGTCATCGCAACCTCGTCGGCCTGGCTCGTTGAAGATGATATCTACGGATTCCTGAATCCAGAACCGCTCCCGTCGATCTGTAACTGGCTCCCCGAGCAGGGCTTTCATATTTCCAGTTTATCCAAAGCCATCAGCCCGGCACTGCGATGTGGCTATGTCAAAGTACCGGATAGTCAGGTCGTAACAGTGAACGCCCAAATCCGCGCCAATATCTGGCTCTCCTCCCCATTCAACCACACCGTGGCCAGTCAGATGATTGAGAGCGGTCAGGCATTTGACATCGCTGATGCCCAGCGCGCTACCGCCCTGCGCCGGCAGGCACTGGCACGTTCAGTGTTAACAGGTTCAGCGGTGGATCTCTCAGAGCAGAAGCACAACGGCTTTCAGATCTGGCTTCCTCTGCCCGCGCACTGGCAGCAGGAGCGTTTTGTCATGGAAGCGAAGCATCGCGGGTTGATCGTCAGCAGCGGCAGCTACTTTCAGGCCGATCATGCTACGCCAGGTAACCACGTTCGTTTGTCACTGATGTCCGTCAGCACCGAAGCACGCCTGCAAGAAGGGCTGAGCCAATTAAACGATCTGCTTCACTCGGATATGAATACCGTCTTTCCGTTCTGA
- a CDS encoding alkaline phosphatase: MSLVGCSSPEAVETTQAPGQPAPVKNVIMMIGDGMGPQQMGLLETYARYAPHSVYHGESTAMTKLVNDGVLGMSLHSPKTAIVVDSACSATQLAAGVYSDSEMIGLDAQGNKVETILEKAKSMGKATGLVSDTRLTHATPAAFAAHQAHRSMENEIAVDMLNNQVDVMLSGGIRHWIPKSVNDKGATYQAVMDQTGGQVKIKSKRKDERNLLTEAQQQGYALAFDRMQLDKADGDKLLGLFSYSGMDNGIVYTQTKNDPNRTQPTLKEMTKKALDVLAKDPDGFFLMIEGGQIDWAGHNNDAGTMLHEMLKFDETVDYVYEWVKERNDTLLLVTADHETGSFGFSYSRSELPNPKMLPGDAFKEREFAPNFNFGEFGILDRLYGQKKSFGDIFAEFGALENQTPEALVKIVNRYSEFKIDLEQAKDILAMEENEYRVHGHSYLDAAHFPQVHDFKAFYVYGEEIRMDLLGRALSEDQNTVWGTGTHTNTPVGVIAYGPQATTQAFSSLMHHTDVGQKAMQALGN; encoded by the coding sequence ATGTCGCTGGTAGGTTGTTCTTCGCCGGAAGCTGTTGAAACCACTCAGGCGCCAGGTCAGCCGGCACCGGTTAAAAACGTGATCATGATGATCGGTGACGGGATGGGCCCGCAACAGATGGGCTTGCTGGAAACATACGCGCGTTATGCGCCGCACTCGGTCTATCACGGCGAAAGCACCGCGATGACCAAGCTGGTGAACGATGGTGTGCTGGGGATGTCGCTGCACAGCCCGAAAACGGCGATTGTCGTGGACTCTGCCTGTTCGGCAACCCAGCTGGCTGCCGGGGTTTACTCTGATTCAGAAATGATTGGCCTGGATGCTCAGGGCAACAAAGTCGAAACGATCCTGGAAAAAGCCAAGTCGATGGGCAAGGCCACCGGCCTGGTTTCGGATACCCGTCTGACGCACGCCACCCCAGCGGCCTTTGCCGCGCACCAGGCGCATCGCTCGATGGAAAATGAAATTGCCGTGGATATGCTGAACAACCAGGTGGATGTGATGCTGTCGGGCGGGATCCGCCACTGGATCCCGAAATCGGTCAATGACAAAGGCGCTACCTATCAGGCGGTGATGGATCAGACCGGCGGTCAGGTCAAAATCAAATCCAAGCGTAAGGATGAGCGCAACCTGCTGACGGAAGCGCAGCAGCAGGGCTACGCTTTGGCGTTTGATCGCATGCAATTGGACAAGGCTGACGGCGATAAGCTGCTGGGTCTGTTCAGCTATTCCGGGATGGATAACGGGATTGTCTACACACAGACCAAAAACGATCCGAACCGCACTCAGCCAACCCTGAAAGAGATGACCAAAAAGGCGCTGGACGTGCTGGCGAAAGATCCGGACGGCTTCTTCCTGATGATTGAAGGCGGTCAGATTGACTGGGCCGGCCATAACAATGACGCCGGGACCATGCTGCACGAAATGCTGAAGTTCGACGAAACGGTCGACTATGTGTACGAGTGGGTGAAAGAGCGTAACGATACCCTGCTGCTGGTGACCGCTGACCACGAAACAGGTTCATTCGGTTTCAGCTACTCGCGCAGCGAGCTGCCAAATCCGAAGATGCTGCCGGGCGATGCGTTCAAAGAGCGTGAGTTTGCACCGAACTTCAACTTTGGTGAGTTTGGCATCCTGGATCGTTTGTACGGCCAGAAGAAAAGCTTCGGCGATATCTTTGCAGAGTTCGGAGCGCTGGAAAACCAGACGCCGGAAGCGCTGGTGAAAATCGTCAACCGCTACAGCGAGTTCAAGATCGACCTCGAGCAGGCGAAAGATATCCTGGCGATGGAAGAGAACGAATACCGTGTTCACGGTCACAGCTACCTGGATGCCGCGCACTTCCCGCAAGTACATGACTTTAAAGCCTTCTATGTGTATGGCGAAGAGATCCGCATGGATCTGCTGGGCCGCGCACTGTCTGAAGATCAGAACACCGTTTGGGGTACCGGCACCCACACCAACACCCCGGTGGGCGTGATTGCGTACGGTCCGCAAGCGACCACGCAGGCATTCTCCAGTCTGATGCACCACACTGATGTGGGTCAGAAAGCCATGCAGGCGCTGGGGAACTAA
- a CDS encoding 3'(2'),5'-bisphosphate nucleotidase CysQ has translation MRLSISQLKLLLALAVEAAEQAGACIVGFARRRLQVGHKSAGDSLSSQVVTQVDLDSQARILEVLQPTLAQYDLALLSEENASESNAASHPRLHQPYFWCIDPLDGTLPFIEAAAAPDKRNQPASGASGYAVAIALVDRTGWPWLGVVHDPATGETFQALNPCAPEDRAHRQVLRHGQPWSPTALEAGDPFRVYVDRSFLRDPRYPACLAILEDVAAQMGRRLEVIHNRGAVMNALGVITAGAGCYLKLPKAGKGGGSVWDFSATAAIAQACGTVWVSDIAGQPLDLNRPDSNFMNHRGVLYFNPSDPALMAALIARLAPLCI, from the coding sequence ATGCGCCTGTCGATATCCCAGCTCAAACTATTATTGGCCCTGGCGGTCGAAGCCGCTGAGCAGGCGGGCGCCTGTATTGTCGGGTTTGCTCGCCGCCGGTTGCAGGTCGGCCATAAATCAGCCGGGGACAGCCTGAGCTCGCAAGTGGTGACTCAGGTCGACCTCGACAGTCAGGCCCGGATCCTTGAGGTGCTGCAGCCGACGTTGGCGCAATATGATCTGGCGCTGTTGAGTGAAGAAAACGCCAGTGAGTCGAATGCTGCCTCGCATCCACGGCTTCATCAACCCTATTTCTGGTGCATCGACCCGCTCGACGGCACTTTGCCGTTTATCGAAGCCGCGGCTGCACCAGATAAGCGCAATCAGCCAGCGTCAGGGGCGTCTGGCTATGCCGTCGCGATTGCATTGGTGGATCGGACCGGGTGGCCGTGGCTTGGCGTGGTTCATGATCCGGCAACCGGCGAGACATTCCAGGCCCTGAATCCATGTGCGCCGGAAGATCGTGCCCACCGCCAGGTGTTGCGTCATGGCCAGCCCTGGTCACCGACAGCGCTCGAAGCGGGCGATCCGTTCCGGGTTTATGTCGATCGCAGTTTTCTGCGCGATCCGCGTTATCCGGCCTGCCTGGCTATTCTGGAGGATGTTGCTGCGCAAATGGGTCGCCGACTGGAGGTCATACACAACCGTGGCGCGGTGATGAACGCCCTGGGGGTGATCACGGCTGGCGCCGGGTGCTATCTTAAGTTGCCCAAAGCCGGCAAGGGCGGTGGGAGCGTGTGGGATTTCAGCGCTACGGCCGCGATAGCCCAGGCTTGCGGCACGGTTTGGGTGAGTGATATCGCTGGTCAGCCATTGGATCTCAACCGGCCGGATTCCAATTTCATGAACCACCGCGGAGTCTTGTATTTTAATCCCTCGGATCCGGCTTTGATGGCAGCCCTGATCGCCCGACTTGCGCCACTGTGCATCTAA
- a CDS encoding ecdysteroid 22-kinase family protein: MTITTDILQQVAQATGAQAVSHTQLIQPLWGGYGKLFRAWLQSGDHPSVIVKHIQLPQPAHHPRGWNTDRSHQRKLHSYQVETHWYRDFAGQCPGEYPVPQCLYVREQDGDILLILEDLATLGFSEIRQTASETEVQACLRWLAWFHARHLGAVPTGLWPTGTYWHLATRPDELAALEDPALKAAASCIDRVLSQCRYQTLVHGDAKLANFCFTPDGTRVAAVDFQYVGGGCGMKDVILFLSSCLPFEQCEARVPALLDGYFASLREAIVALSVTGELKLAHKMQLTPAVLAGDVEQTWRPLYAIAWADFQRFVKGWCPDHWKINAYTEQLTHQALLQLAHWGPEPGVSQSSSTDPNQTIQE, translated from the coding sequence ATGACCATCACCACCGATATTTTGCAGCAGGTTGCGCAGGCGACAGGTGCGCAGGCCGTCAGCCACACGCAGCTCATACAGCCGCTGTGGGGCGGTTATGGCAAGCTGTTTCGAGCCTGGCTACAAAGTGGCGATCATCCTTCGGTGATCGTCAAACACATTCAATTGCCGCAACCGGCGCATCATCCCCGCGGCTGGAATACCGATCGCTCCCATCAACGGAAATTACATTCCTATCAGGTTGAGACCCACTGGTACCGGGACTTCGCCGGGCAGTGTCCGGGCGAGTATCCGGTGCCGCAGTGTCTGTATGTCCGCGAGCAGGACGGTGACATTCTGCTGATCCTGGAAGATTTGGCGACCCTGGGGTTCAGTGAAATACGTCAAACCGCCTCTGAGACCGAAGTGCAAGCATGTCTGCGCTGGTTGGCCTGGTTCCATGCCCGGCATCTGGGCGCGGTGCCGACCGGTTTGTGGCCGACCGGGACTTACTGGCATTTGGCGACGCGTCCCGATGAGTTGGCAGCGCTGGAAGATCCTGCATTAAAGGCCGCCGCGTCATGCATTGATCGGGTACTGTCCCAATGCCGCTACCAGACCCTGGTGCATGGCGATGCCAAGCTGGCTAATTTCTGTTTTACGCCGGACGGCACCCGGGTTGCGGCTGTTGATTTTCAGTATGTCGGCGGGGGCTGCGGGATGAAAGATGTGATCCTGTTTCTCAGCAGCTGCCTGCCGTTCGAGCAATGCGAGGCGCGGGTCCCGGCGTTGCTCGATGGCTATTTTGCCAGTCTGCGCGAGGCGATTGTGGCGCTGTCGGTGACCGGCGAGCTGAAGCTCGCACATAAGATGCAACTGACTCCGGCAGTGCTGGCTGGGGACGTCGAGCAGACGTGGCGACCGCTCTACGCCATCGCCTGGGCGGACTTTCAGCGCTTCGTCAAAGGCTGGTGTCCGGATCACTGGAAAATCAATGCCTATACCGAGCAACTGACGCATCAGGCATTGCTCCAGCTGGCTCACTGGGGTCCAGAGCCCGGCGTGAGTCAATCTTCTTCTACCGACCCCAATCAGACGATTCAGGAGTGA
- a CDS encoding tetratricopeptide repeat protein, with product MNNDILQLSIEEIEQHLSADSLSEQQHTELKKVASENSDIAELMYQFYLNSKDYRNAMYYLEQADKFDDSYAQLCLASLYQQGKHCSQDLLRAKGLFEKSARNGDAEAQFEIGSLLLLSAENEDDIEQGTYWLNESFLNGNDDSKMLLEAV from the coding sequence ATGAATAACGACATCCTCCAATTATCGATTGAGGAAATTGAGCAGCACCTCTCTGCTGATTCACTTTCTGAACAACAACACACCGAACTAAAAAAAGTCGCTTCAGAAAATAGTGACATTGCAGAACTCATGTATCAATTTTATCTGAATTCAAAGGATTATCGTAACGCGATGTATTATTTGGAGCAGGCTGATAAATTTGATGACAGCTACGCCCAGCTTTGCCTCGCTTCCCTGTACCAGCAAGGCAAGCATTGCAGCCAGGATCTGCTGCGTGCCAAGGGGCTGTTCGAAAAATCGGCTCGTAACGGCGATGCTGAAGCGCAGTTTGAAATCGGCAGCCTGCTGTTGTTGAGCGCCGAAAATGAAGATGACATTGAACAAGGCACGTACTGGCTCAATGAGTCATTCCTCAATGGCAATGATGACTCTAAAATGTTGCTGGAAGCCGTTTAA
- a CDS encoding ABC transporter permease produces the protein MNNALDISHLALGGFYLLLLLPLLLFARWQLGLGRTMVTAVLRMTLQLAVVGIYLQTLFAFENPLLNLAWLSVMVLVAGFSICRRAEISLKQVMPAVVAGQIVALLVILPALLAGVIQAEPWWQAQYMIPVAGMLLGNCLTANVLAIERWYCGLKERQNEYQFYLALGALNPVQPFIRTAVKAALAPQLASMTTLGIVSLPGMMTGQILGGTAPLLAVKYQLVIMVAIFIAATLSVATALALISRLAFNRYGQLVL, from the coding sequence ATGAATAATGCGCTGGACATCAGCCACCTTGCTCTGGGCGGTTTTTACCTGCTGCTGTTATTGCCATTGCTGTTGTTTGCCCGCTGGCAACTGGGTCTTGGCCGCACTATGGTGACCGCGGTGTTGCGAATGACCTTGCAGCTGGCGGTGGTGGGGATTTACTTGCAAACCCTTTTTGCGTTCGAAAACCCGCTGCTGAACCTGGCGTGGTTGTCGGTCATGGTGCTGGTGGCAGGGTTCAGCATCTGTCGCCGGGCGGAAATCAGCTTAAAGCAAGTGATGCCTGCCGTCGTGGCCGGGCAGATTGTGGCTTTGCTGGTGATCCTGCCGGCTTTGCTGGCCGGGGTCATTCAGGCCGAGCCCTGGTGGCAGGCACAATACATGATTCCGGTCGCCGGGATGTTGCTGGGCAACTGCCTGACGGCCAATGTGCTGGCGATTGAGCGTTGGTACTGCGGTCTCAAGGAGCGGCAGAATGAATACCAGTTTTACCTGGCACTGGGGGCCCTCAATCCGGTTCAGCCGTTTATCCGTACGGCCGTGAAAGCGGCGCTGGCACCGCAATTGGCCTCCATGACCACGTTGGGGATAGTCAGCCTGCCGGGGATGATGACCGGGCAAATTCTGGGCGGGACGGCACCCTTACTGGCTGTGAAATACCAATTGGTGATTATGGTGGCGATCTTTATTGCCGCGACCTTATCGGTCGCGACGGCGTTGGCGTTGATCAGCCGTTTGGCCTTTAACCGCTACGGGCAACTGGTGCTCTAG
- a CDS encoding ATP-binding cassette domain-containing protein: MTDQRNVQYPQSQSLISPSAITLDTEPTVTPGALRLHELASGQESRRQPYLTRTLLPGQHLAVCGPSGCGKTSLLQVLAGLQPAANGHFSWQGRMVDVTALGWWRRQFCYLPQQPVMGAADIAGVLRLPWQLKAMTTDTPDDARCVAALVQVGLSHALDRGVEKLSGGEKQRLAFARALLMARPVWLLDEPTSALDPDSRDQVLDLLVSQSVTAVSVSHDPIWLRQAHVQHRMENDHE; this comes from the coding sequence ATGACCGATCAGCGAAATGTGCAGTACCCGCAATCCCAGAGCCTGATTTCACCCAGCGCGATTACTCTTGATACAGAACCGACCGTGACACCGGGGGCTTTGAGGCTACACGAACTGGCTTCCGGACAAGAAAGCCGACGCCAGCCGTATCTGACCCGAACCTTGTTGCCGGGCCAGCATCTTGCGGTTTGCGGGCCGTCCGGATGCGGCAAAACCAGCTTGTTGCAAGTGCTGGCCGGGCTGCAGCCCGCGGCGAATGGCCATTTTTCCTGGCAAGGCCGGATGGTCGACGTGACGGCGCTGGGCTGGTGGCGTCGCCAGTTCTGTTATCTACCGCAACAACCGGTGATGGGGGCCGCAGACATTGCCGGTGTCCTCCGTTTGCCGTGGCAATTGAAAGCCATGACGACCGACACGCCGGACGATGCACGATGCGTCGCGGCACTGGTGCAAGTCGGGTTGTCGCATGCGCTGGACCGTGGTGTCGAGAAGCTATCCGGCGGTGAAAAACAGCGGCTGGCGTTTGCCCGGGCGCTGTTGATGGCGCGCCCCGTGTGGCTGCTTGATGAGCCGACCTCTGCCCTGGATCCGGACAGCCGGGATCAGGTACTCGATTTGCTGGTTTCGCAATCGGTGACCGCCGTGTCGGTCTCGCACGATCCGATTTGGCTGCGGCAGGCGCACGTACAGCACCGGATGGAGAATGATCATGAATAA